The Pyrus communis chromosome 8, drPyrComm1.1, whole genome shotgun sequence region AAGTTTAAGTCCCAGGAGTTCGGAATTCAGAAGGTTAAGTCCCAGGAGTTCGGAGTTCAGAAGGTAAAGTCCCAAGAATTCAAAGTTCAGAAGGTTAAGTCCCAAGAATTTGGAGATCATAAGGTAAACTACCAAGAAAATGGAGTGCAGAAGGGCAAGTCTCAAGAAATTGGAATTCAGAAAGTCAAGtcccaagaaaatgtaaaaaatgACCGGAATGGTGGTAAGGTTATGGTCGGTCGGTCTGAGTCATTTGACAAGAACAATGAGGAGCTTCAGGAAAGAGTCGCCCTTGAGGCTCTTCTAGCGAAACTGTTTGCAAGCGTTTCATCTGTTAAAGCTGCGTATGCACAACTACAGTATGCTCAGTCTCCCTATGATGGTGAAGGAATCCAAGCTGCTGACAAAGAGGTAGTCTCCGAGTTGAAGAACTTGTCTGAGTTGAAGCGGTGTTTCTTAAAAAAGCAGTTTGATCCTAAACCTGAGACTACACTGGTTTTGGCTGAGATCGAGGAGCAGAAGAGCGTTCTAAAAACCTATGAAATCATGGGGAAAAAGTTGGAATCTCAGGTGAGGCTTAAGGACTCTGAAATTGTGTTTCTCGGAGAAAAGTTAGAGGAGGCCAAGAATCAGAATAAGTTGCTTGAGAGAAGTTTAAACCAGAGTGGGCAGCTACATGTGTTCGACAATCTTCAGTTATCTGGTTTAAGTCCTAACCATTTCATTACAGTTCTCCGACACACAGTAAAGTCCATTCGGAGCTATGTTAGGATGATGATGGATGATATGAAATCTACCGGTTGGGACATTCATGCAGCAGCTAAAGCGATTGACCGCAATGTGGTTTATTGGAAAGAAGATCACAAGTGTTTTGCATTCGAACACTTTGTTTGCAAGGAAATGTTCGATGCTTTCCAGCACCCCAACTTCTCACTCCCAAATGAGTCCTTGccagagaaaaagaaacaacagCAGCAGCTCTTTTTTGTGAGATTTACGGAGCTCAAATCAATGAAGCCGAAGGAATACCTTGCCCAGAATCCCAGATCAGCATTTGCTAAGTTCTGCCGTGTCAAGTACTTACGACTGGTTCATCCCAAGATGGAAACATCATTTTTCGGCAATCTGAATCAAAGAAACCTCATCAATGCAGGTGAGTTTCCGAGCTCTAATTTCTTTACTTCGTTTGCTGAAATGGCGAAACGTGTCTGGCTCCTGCATTGCTTGGCCTTCTCCTTCGATCCTGAAGCCGCAATCTTCCAAGTAAGCAAGGGATGCCGATTTTCAGAAGTGTACATGGAAAGCTTAGCTGACGAAGCGTTCCTCTCAACAACATCTGAACCGCAGGTGGGATTCACAGTTGTTCCGGGATTCAAACTCGGTAAAACTGTCATTCAGTGCCAAGTTTACCTCACTCGGTTGCAATCCACTCCGGGAAAGCAGAGGTAAACCGTGATTGATCGTCGGCGAAACTCGGGCCCACAACATCGGGTTTACCAAACAGGAAAACGGCCTGTTTGGATCTCGGGACGATGTTGCGGGGTCCTTCCAACTTGGTCACTTTTGGTAATTTCAACCTCCATTACTT contains the following coding sequences:
- the LOC137742532 gene encoding protein GRAVITROPIC IN THE LIGHT 1-like, producing MDLVRPSSVTPKKSRLARAIAKVLHLRAATGIAPVDGVQKVKSQEFRIPKVKSQEFGIPKVKSQEFGIPKVKSQEFRIPEVKSQDFGVQKFKSQEFGIQKVKSQEFGVQKVKSQEFKVQKVKSQEFGDHKVNYQENGVQKGKSQEIGIQKVKSQENVKNDRNGGKVMVGRSESFDKNNEELQERVALEALLAKLFASVSSVKAAYAQLQYAQSPYDGEGIQAADKEVVSELKNLSELKRCFLKKQFDPKPETTLVLAEIEEQKSVLKTYEIMGKKLESQVRLKDSEIVFLGEKLEEAKNQNKLLERSLNQSGQLHVFDNLQLSGLSPNHFITVLRHTVKSIRSYVRMMMDDMKSTGWDIHAAAKAIDRNVVYWKEDHKCFAFEHFVCKEMFDAFQHPNFSLPNESLPEKKKQQQQLFFVRFTELKSMKPKEYLAQNPRSAFAKFCRVKYLRLVHPKMETSFFGNLNQRNLINAGEFPSSNFFTSFAEMAKRVWLLHCLAFSFDPEAAIFQVSKGCRFSEVYMESLADEAFLSTTSEPQVGFTVVPGFKLGKTVIQCQVYLTRLQSTPGKQR